A window from Mangifera indica cultivar Alphonso chromosome 2, CATAS_Mindica_2.1, whole genome shotgun sequence encodes these proteins:
- the LOC123208637 gene encoding transcription factor MYB48-like, with protein sequence MDRTGRHSPDELCGLIWRPTMGFYSKSFRFEGGGRHIIGLNRTGKSCRLRWVNYLHPGLKRGKMTPQEERLVLELHAKWGNRWSRIARKLPGRTDNEIKNYWRTHMRKRAQERKRAVCSPPSSSSSISSPSSTVTTVNSISMQPNTGKASFYDTGGHDGDQVMGMAAVHEEKETVGYSLDDIWKDIELSEENNSLMIKPVFEESTCNFSCASTLASPSWDYYPWEDLLWRMDNFEEESKMINNLRNDLFIASSKEYGKACLTG encoded by the exons ATGGACAGAACAGGAAGACATTCTCCTGATGAACTTTGTGGGCTTATTTGGAGACCGACGATGGGATTTTATAGCAAAAGTTTCAGGTTTGAAGGTGGTGGGCGACACATAATAG GTCTCAACAGAACTGGAAAAAGTTGCAGGTTACGGTGGGTTAACTACCTCCACCCTGGTCTCAAACGTGGCAAAATGACTCCCCAAGAGGAGCGCCTTGTGCTTGAACTTCATGCCAAATGGGGAAATAG ATGGTCAAGAATTGCCCGTAAGTTACCAGGGCGAACTGATAATGAAATCAAGAACTACTGGAGGACCCATATGCGGAAGAGGGCTCAAGAGAGGAAGCGGGCTGTGTGTTCGCCgccttcatcatcatcttcaatttcttcccCTTCTTCAACTGTTACCACGGTAAATTCTATTTCTATGCAGCCTAATACTGGAAAAGCAAGTTTTTATGACACTGGAGGGCATGATGGTGATCAAGTGATGGGTATGGCCGCAGttcatgaagaaaaagaaactgtTGGATACTCCTTGGATGACATATGGAAAGATATTGAGCTTTCAGAAGAAAACAACTCTTTGATGATCAAACCAGTTTTTGAAGAGAGTACTTGTAACTTTTCTTGTGCTTCAACTTTGGCCTCTCCATCGTGGGATTATTATCCTTGGGAAGACTTGCTATGGAGGATGGATAATTTTGAAGAAGAGagtaaaatgattaataatcTCCGTAATGATCTATTCATTGCATCCTCTAAAGAATATGGAAAAGCATGTTTAACTGgctaa
- the LOC123205560 gene encoding protein SOSEKI 5-like isoform X2, with protein sequence MATSGMEVSSRGSKTTEFHVSRKWKGRDQQTSPERTKVWIEPNKNKSGGSSSERKVAVIYYLSRNGQLEQPHFMDVPLSSPEGLYLRDVINRLNVLRGKGMASLYSWSSKRSYKNGFVWHDLSEDDFIYPAHGQEYILKGSELLDRSSINSNPAETASSSSFRAPKLAEESSDFPAITRRRNQSWSSIDLNEYKVYKTEPNSESFRRLAADASTQTDDKRRRRRPVKVEVEDKSQESYENQSTELGRGEISPPPSDSSPETLESLMKADGRLILCSTNGNDDNLNRTGESYPSGRMKASTVLMQLISCGAISFKDCGPSHVKDDGFSVIGHYKGRLPRGTGDRKETGTEKEICNFPRVRLEDKEYFSGSLIETNKKEDIPPALKRSNSYNADRSSQLQLAEKEIEGVRAKCIPRKPKGLLTKREITIEGNGASCSDTQQLSMGTKDSKSNN encoded by the exons ATGGCGACTTCTGGAATGGAGGTTAGCTCAAGAGGATCAAAAACGACAGAGTTTCATGTTTCAAGAAAATGGAAAGGGAGAGATCAGCAGACCAGTCCTGAGAGAACCAAAGTCTGGATTGAACCTAACAAGAACAAATCCGGTGGTAGCAGTAGCGAGAGAAAAGTCGCTGTTATTTACTATCTGTCTAGAAATGGCCAGCTTGAGCAACCTCATTTCATGGACGTTCCTCTCTCTTCTCCGGAAGGTCTCTATCTCAGAG ATGTAATCAACCGCTTGAACGTCCTCCGAGGCAAAGGCATGGCCAGCTTGTACTCCTGGTCCTCCAAACG gagctacaaaAATGGCTTCGTTTGGCACGACTTATCAGAGGACGATTTTATTTACCCAGCTCACGGTCAGGAATACATTCTCAAAGGATCAGAGCTTCTCGATCGTTCTTCAATCAACTCCAACCCTGCCGAAACGGCTTCCTCGTCGTCGTTTCGAGCGCCGAAGTTAGCCGAAGAGTCATCAGATTTTCCAGCCATTACTCGTAGGAGAAACCAATCCTGGAGTTCTATTGATTTAAATGAGTATAAAGTTTATAAGACTGAACCGAACTCCGAATCGTTCCGGAGACTGGCTGCTGACGCGTCGACTCAGACGGATGATAAAAGAAGGCGTAGACGGCCAGTCAAAGTCGAAGTTGAGGACAAAAGTCAAGAATCGTATGAGAACCAAAGCACGGAGCTCGGCAGGGGAGAAATTTCACCTCCGCCATCGGACTCAAGCCCCGAAACCTTAGAATCTTTGATGAAAGCTGACGGGCGGCTGATATTGTGTTCCACTAACGGCAATGACGACAACTTGAATCGTACGGGGGAGAGTTATCCAAGTGGAAGAATGAAGGCATCAACGGTTCTGATGCAGTTGATATCCTGCGGAGCGATCTCTTTTAAGGACTGTGGACCCAGCCATGTGAAAGATGATGGGTTCTCGGTGATTGGACATTACAAGGGAAGGCTCCCACGTGGAACAGGAGATAGGAAGGAGACGGGGACAGAGAAGGAAATTTGTAATTTTCCGAGGGTACGATTGGAAGATAAGGAGTACTTCAGTGGGAGCTTGATCGAGACTAACAAGAAAGAGGACATCCCTCCAGCCTTGAAAAGATCTAATTCTTATAATGCCGATCG AAGCTCGCAGTTGCAATTGGCAGAGAAAGAGATTGAGGGAGTACGTGCAAAATGCATACCGAGAAAGCCAAAGGGACTGCTAACGAAAAGAGAAATTACCATTGAAGGTAATGGAGCAAGCTGTAGTGATACTCAACAACTCAGCATGGGAACAAAAGACTCCAAGTCTAATAATTAA
- the LOC123206593 gene encoding probable aquaporin TIP1-2: MPGLAIGTPAEFGQPDALKAGLAEFISMLIFVFAGEGSGMAFNKLTDDASTTPAGLVAAALAHGFGLFVAVSVGANISGGHVNPAVTFGAFVGGHITLVRSFVYWIAQLLGSVVACLLLKFATGGLTTSAFSLSSGVGVWNALVFEIVMTFGLVYTVYATAVDPKKGNIGIIAPLAIGFIVGANILAGGAFDGASMNPAVSFGPAVVSWTWDNHWVYWLGPFIGSAIAAIVYSILFISPNTHEPLPTTDY, from the exons ACCCGATGCACTCAAGGCGGGTCTCGCTGAGTTCATCTCAATGCTCATTTTCGTCTTTGCCGGTGAAGGTTCCGGCATGGCTTTCA ACAAGCTCACTGACGATGCCTCAACAACACCTGCCGGTCTAGTAGCAGCAGCACTTGCTCATGGCTTTGGACTGTTCGTTGCAGTTTCAGTTGGTGCTAACATTTCCGGAGGACATGTGAACCCTGCTGTTACATTCGGTGCCTTCGTTGGTGGCCACATTACCCTTGTGAGGAGTTTTGTGTACTGGATTGCCCAGTTGCTCGGTTCCGTCGTTGCTTGCTTGCTTCTCAAGTTCGCAACTGGTGGACTA ACAACATCTGCTTTCTCTCTTTCATCCGGTGTTGGTGTATGGAACGCACTCGTTTTTGAGATCGTGATGACCTTCGGTTTGGTGTACACCGTTTACGCCACAGCCGTCGACCCAAAGAAGGGAAACATTGGAATCATTGCACCCCTAGCAATTGGTTTCATTGTTGGCGCAAACATCTTGGCCGGTGGTGCTTTTGATGGCGCATCAATGAACCCTGCTGTCTCCTTCGGCCCGGCAGTTGTTAGCTGGACATGGGACAACCACTGGGTGTACTGGCTCGGCCCATTCATCGGTTCTGCCATTGCTGCTATTGTTTACTCCATCCTCTTCATTTCCCCAAACACACATGAACCTCTCCCAACCACAGACTATTAA
- the LOC123205560 gene encoding protein SOSEKI 5-like isoform X1 has translation MATSGMEVSSRGSKTTEFHVSRKWKGRDQQTSPERTKVWIEPNKNKSGGSSSERKVAVIYYLSRNGQLEQPHFMDVPLSSPEGLYLRDVINRLNVLRGKGMASLYSWSSKRSYKNGFVWHDLSEDDFIYPAHGQEYILKGSELLDRSSINSNPAETASSSSFRAPKLAEESSDFPAITRRRNQSWSSIDLNEYKVYKTEPNSESFRRLAADASTQTDDKRRRRRPVKVEVEDKSQESYENQSTELGRGEISPPPSDSSPETLESLMKADGRLILCSTNGNDDNLNRTGESYPSGRMKASTVLMQLISCGAISFKDCGPSHVKDDGFSVIGHYKGRLPRGTGDRKETGTEKEICNFPRVRLEDKEYFSGSLIETNKKEDIPPALKRSNSYNADRRSSQLQLAEKEIEGVRAKCIPRKPKGLLTKREITIEGNGASCSDTQQLSMGTKDSKSNN, from the exons ATGGCGACTTCTGGAATGGAGGTTAGCTCAAGAGGATCAAAAACGACAGAGTTTCATGTTTCAAGAAAATGGAAAGGGAGAGATCAGCAGACCAGTCCTGAGAGAACCAAAGTCTGGATTGAACCTAACAAGAACAAATCCGGTGGTAGCAGTAGCGAGAGAAAAGTCGCTGTTATTTACTATCTGTCTAGAAATGGCCAGCTTGAGCAACCTCATTTCATGGACGTTCCTCTCTCTTCTCCGGAAGGTCTCTATCTCAGAG ATGTAATCAACCGCTTGAACGTCCTCCGAGGCAAAGGCATGGCCAGCTTGTACTCCTGGTCCTCCAAACG gagctacaaaAATGGCTTCGTTTGGCACGACTTATCAGAGGACGATTTTATTTACCCAGCTCACGGTCAGGAATACATTCTCAAAGGATCAGAGCTTCTCGATCGTTCTTCAATCAACTCCAACCCTGCCGAAACGGCTTCCTCGTCGTCGTTTCGAGCGCCGAAGTTAGCCGAAGAGTCATCAGATTTTCCAGCCATTACTCGTAGGAGAAACCAATCCTGGAGTTCTATTGATTTAAATGAGTATAAAGTTTATAAGACTGAACCGAACTCCGAATCGTTCCGGAGACTGGCTGCTGACGCGTCGACTCAGACGGATGATAAAAGAAGGCGTAGACGGCCAGTCAAAGTCGAAGTTGAGGACAAAAGTCAAGAATCGTATGAGAACCAAAGCACGGAGCTCGGCAGGGGAGAAATTTCACCTCCGCCATCGGACTCAAGCCCCGAAACCTTAGAATCTTTGATGAAAGCTGACGGGCGGCTGATATTGTGTTCCACTAACGGCAATGACGACAACTTGAATCGTACGGGGGAGAGTTATCCAAGTGGAAGAATGAAGGCATCAACGGTTCTGATGCAGTTGATATCCTGCGGAGCGATCTCTTTTAAGGACTGTGGACCCAGCCATGTGAAAGATGATGGGTTCTCGGTGATTGGACATTACAAGGGAAGGCTCCCACGTGGAACAGGAGATAGGAAGGAGACGGGGACAGAGAAGGAAATTTGTAATTTTCCGAGGGTACGATTGGAAGATAAGGAGTACTTCAGTGGGAGCTTGATCGAGACTAACAAGAAAGAGGACATCCCTCCAGCCTTGAAAAGATCTAATTCTTATAATGCCGATCG CAGAAGCTCGCAGTTGCAATTGGCAGAGAAAGAGATTGAGGGAGTACGTGCAAAATGCATACCGAGAAAGCCAAAGGGACTGCTAACGAAAAGAGAAATTACCATTGAAGGTAATGGAGCAAGCTGTAGTGATACTCAACAACTCAGCATGGGAACAAAAGACTCCAAGTCTAATAATTAA